In Thermogemmatispora onikobensis, the following proteins share a genomic window:
- a CDS encoding 2-oxoacid:acceptor oxidoreductase subunit alpha — MENEVTIRIGGESGEGTISGGDILALASARWGYHVFTFRTFPAEILGGPCMFQVRISDRPVRSMGDYADVLICLNKEAYDRNIGDLRRGGVLVYDPGDFTPESDDFITYAVPFNELARKEVQLFQTKNMVMLGAIAGLFGPPLEALLQVVESRLSKSRKANPVLMEKNRLALDIAYRYVREKIEKRDPYQLGPVEKADRVVLNGNQAVVAGALAAGCGFFAGYPITPASDIMEALAKELPQVGGTFLQAEDEMAALAAVLGASFGGVRAMTATSGPGFSLMTELIGLASMAELPAVIVDAQRAGPSTGMPTKMEQADLSFALYGGHGDTPRLIVAPANVADCYTLMGLAFNMADRYQMPVIFLTDQSLTARVESVDRSVFQPFTIEGRLEYGKAAGNGANGANGASRNGKHEAATALAASFARYAYTASGISPMTVPGPGAIPYSATGLEHNEHGHPDYEPEDHTAMMQKRFRKLETAAQELPQPEPYGDSNAEIGLIGWGSTEGAIQEAVDRARAKGYKVASLHLRILSPLPDRALRNFISSVKTVIVPECNYSGQLANLLGARYGLQPIRVNKFGGIPFTAGEILRAIEEVC, encoded by the coding sequence ATGGAGAATGAAGTGACGATTCGGATTGGTGGCGAGTCGGGCGAAGGAACCATCTCGGGCGGCGACATCCTGGCGCTCGCCTCCGCGCGCTGGGGCTATCACGTCTTCACCTTCCGCACCTTTCCGGCGGAGATCCTGGGCGGTCCCTGCATGTTCCAGGTGCGTATCAGCGATCGCCCAGTGAGATCGATGGGGGACTATGCGGACGTTCTGATCTGTCTGAACAAAGAGGCCTACGACCGTAATATTGGCGACCTGCGCCGGGGGGGAGTACTGGTTTATGATCCCGGCGATTTCACGCCTGAGAGCGACGACTTCATCACCTATGCCGTGCCCTTCAACGAGCTAGCGCGCAAGGAAGTGCAGCTCTTTCAGACCAAGAACATGGTCATGCTGGGGGCCATAGCGGGCCTCTTCGGGCCACCGCTGGAGGCGCTACTCCAGGTAGTCGAGTCCCGTCTGTCCAAATCTCGCAAGGCCAATCCCGTCTTGATGGAGAAGAATCGCCTGGCGCTAGACATCGCCTACCGCTATGTCCGTGAGAAGATCGAGAAGCGGGACCCTTACCAGCTTGGCCCTGTAGAGAAGGCCGATCGGGTCGTCCTCAACGGCAACCAGGCGGTCGTAGCGGGCGCCCTGGCGGCGGGCTGCGGCTTCTTCGCAGGTTATCCGATTACGCCGGCCAGCGATATCATGGAAGCCCTGGCCAAGGAGCTGCCCCAGGTAGGGGGGACCTTCCTGCAGGCGGAGGACGAGATGGCGGCGCTGGCGGCGGTCTTGGGGGCTTCTTTCGGCGGTGTGCGCGCCATGACCGCCACCTCTGGTCCAGGCTTCTCTCTGATGACCGAACTGATCGGCCTGGCCTCGATGGCTGAGCTACCAGCGGTCATTGTCGATGCCCAGCGCGCCGGCCCCAGCACGGGCATGCCTACCAAGATGGAGCAGGCCGACCTCAGCTTTGCCCTCTACGGCGGCCACGGCGACACCCCGCGCCTGATCGTGGCGCCGGCCAATGTCGCTGACTGTTACACCTTGATGGGTCTGGCCTTCAACATGGCTGACCGCTACCAGATGCCGGTCATCTTCCTCACCGATCAGTCGCTGACAGCCCGCGTCGAGAGCGTCGACCGCAGCGTCTTTCAGCCCTTCACCATCGAGGGCCGCCTTGAGTATGGCAAGGCGGCTGGCAACGGCGCCAATGGCGCGAATGGGGCCAGCCGCAATGGCAAGCACGAAGCCGCGACGGCCCTGGCGGCCAGCTTCGCTCGCTATGCCTATACCGCCAGCGGCATCTCTCCTATGACCGTCCCCGGCCCTGGGGCGATTCCCTACTCGGCAACTGGCCTGGAGCATAACGAGCATGGTCACCCGGACTATGAACCGGAAGACCACACGGCCATGATGCAGAAACGCTTTCGCAAGCTGGAGACAGCGGCCCAGGAGCTACCGCAGCCGGAGCCGTATGGGGACAGCAACGCCGAGATCGGACTGATCGGCTGGGGATCAACAGAGGGGGCCATTCAGGAGGCAGTTGATCGCGCCCGGGCCAAGGGCTACAAGGTGGCCTCGCTGCACTTGCGCATTCTCTCGCCGTTGCCCGACCGCGCCCTGCGCAACTTCATCAGCTCGGTCAAGACAGTCATCGTGCCTGAGTGCAATTACTCGGGCCAGTTGGCCAACCTGCTTGGGGCCAGGTATGGCCTGCAGCCGATTCGTGTCAATAAATTCGGGGGCATTCCCTTCACCGCGGGCGAGATCCTGCGGGCCATTGAGGAGGTTTGTTAG
- a CDS encoding 2-oxoacid:ferredoxin oxidoreductase subunit beta, translating into MVQSTTPTLTLKDYKSEVKPTWCPGCGDFGVLNATLRSMAALKLPVDQTVVVSGIGCSSRFPHFIRTFGFHSVHGRALPVAQGLKMARPDLTVIAVGGDGDFFSIGVGHLVHAALRNIDITAIVMDNETYGLTKGQTSPTSPHGHKTKSSPYGLLASQFNPVATALSLNVSFVARGYSARPKELAALIEQATLHRGFSFVHVLSPCPTFYNTFDAWDAAVAPLPEDHDPSNRLKALEYALDSEKQYIGLFYREERPTMESVAREVVEPREFRIEEYIRRYA; encoded by the coding sequence GTGGTTCAGTCAACCACTCCAACGCTCACGCTCAAGGACTACAAGAGCGAGGTTAAGCCGACCTGGTGTCCGGGTTGCGGCGATTTTGGTGTGCTCAACGCGACGCTGCGCAGCATGGCCGCCCTCAAGCTGCCGGTCGATCAGACGGTGGTTGTCTCGGGTATTGGCTGCTCCAGCCGCTTCCCCCATTTTATTCGCACCTTCGGCTTCCATAGCGTCCATGGGCGCGCCCTCCCGGTCGCCCAGGGCCTGAAGATGGCCCGCCCTGACCTGACGGTGATTGCCGTGGGGGGCGATGGCGACTTCTTCAGCATCGGCGTGGGCCATCTGGTGCATGCCGCCCTGCGCAATATCGATATTACAGCCATCGTGATGGATAACGAGACCTATGGCCTGACTAAAGGGCAGACCTCGCCTACCTCGCCACATGGCCACAAGACGAAGTCGTCGCCCTATGGCCTGCTGGCCTCGCAGTTCAATCCGGTCGCGACCGCTCTCTCGCTGAACGTGAGCTTCGTGGCCCGCGGTTACTCCGCTCGCCCCAAGGAGCTGGCGGCCCTCATCGAACAGGCTACCCTGCATCGAGGTTTCTCCTTTGTGCATGTGCTTAGCCCCTGCCCAACCTTCTATAATACCTTCGATGCCTGGGATGCCGCTGTCGCGCCGCTGCCGGAGGACCATGATCCGAGCAACCGGCTCAAGGCTCTGGAGTATGCCCTCGACAGCGAGAAGCAGTACATCGGCCTCTTTTACCGCGAGGAGCGGCCAACAATGGAAAGCGTGGCCCGTGAGGTCGTTGAACCTCGCGAGTTCCGCATCGAGGAATACATTCGACGCTACGCTTAG